One Thermococcus sp. genomic region harbors:
- a CDS encoding biotin/lipoate A/B protein ligase family protein, which translates to MRFIPLIVARPEVQMAIDEAIMLARIEGKVPDTVRLYAFSPSSVTIGRFQSVRHDVNLEEARRLRIPVVRRITGGGAVFHDEFGEITYSVVIGEDFHPALKNVETSYRYLGGPIVDALEELGIKAGFSGLNDIVANGKKISGSAQTRRRGIILQHGTFMYSTRLDVLSKVLRVSKEKLRDKGVSSIWERVTTLEREGIKLNRWEAYELLKESFARAFGLEEGALTDYELGLAEKLIEERYGNREWNEMR; encoded by the coding sequence ATGAGGTTCATCCCGCTCATAGTTGCCCGGCCGGAGGTTCAGATGGCAATAGACGAGGCGATAATGCTCGCTAGAATAGAGGGCAAAGTTCCCGACACGGTTCGTCTGTATGCCTTCTCACCGAGTTCGGTTACAATAGGACGCTTCCAGAGCGTGAGGCACGACGTGAACCTTGAGGAAGCCAGAAGGCTCAGGATTCCAGTCGTGAGAAGAATCACCGGCGGGGGCGCGGTCTTTCACGACGAGTTCGGGGAGATAACCTACTCGGTCGTCATCGGCGAGGACTTTCATCCGGCACTCAAAAACGTCGAGACGAGCTACCGCTATCTTGGGGGCCCTATCGTTGATGCACTGGAGGAGCTCGGCATTAAGGCGGGCTTTTCCGGTCTGAACGACATCGTGGCGAACGGGAAGAAGATAAGTGGCTCGGCCCAGACGCGGAGGAGGGGGATCATCTTACAGCACGGCACATTCATGTACTCCACGAGGCTCGACGTCCTTTCAAAGGTCCTAAGGGTCTCAAAGGAGAAGCTCAGGGATAAGGGCGTCTCAAGCATATGGGAGCGGGTAACGACTCTGGAGCGTGAGGGAATAAAACTGAATCGCTGGGAGGCCTATGAGCTCCTTAAGGAGAGCTTTGCAAGGGCCTTTGGCCTTGAGGAGGGCGCTCTAACAGACTACGAGCTTGGGCTGGCTGAAAAGCTGATAGAGGAGCGATACGGAAACAGAGAATGGAACGAGATGCGTTAG
- the spt4 gene encoding transcription elongation factor subunit Spt4 → MAKERACRHCHYITTEDRCPVCGSRDLSDEWFDLVIIIDTESRIAKKLRESIPEAAKVPGKYAIRVR, encoded by the coding sequence ATGGCGAAGGAGAGGGCCTGCAGGCACTGCCATTACATAACCACCGAGGATCGCTGTCCCGTCTGCGGGAGCAGGGATTTAAGCGACGAGTGGTTCGACCTGGTAATCATCATAGACACGGAGAGCAGAATAGCCAAGAAGCTCCGCGAGAGTATACCCGAAGCTGCCAAGGTGCCGGGCAAGTACGCCATAAGGGTCAGGTAA
- the twy1 gene encoding 4-demethylwyosine synthase TYW1, which yields MAIVVRSNPNMPEEIALLFRKQHYEIVGRHSGVKLCHWLKESLTKGRFCYKQKFYGIASHRCLQMTPVLAWCTHNCIFCWRPMESFLGTELPQPWDDPAFIVEESIKAQRKLLVGYKGNPKVPKEKFEEAWNPRHAAISLSGEPMLYPYMGDLVEEFHRRGFTTFIVTNGTVPERLEEMIREDKLPTQLYVSLTAPDIETYNRVNVPMIPDGWDRIKETLKLMKDAQTRTVIRLTLVKGENMHNPEGYAELIKLANPMFVEAKAYMFVGFSRNRLTINNMPRHEEIKAFAEELVRHLPGYHIEDEYEPSRVVLIMRDDVDPKGRGLEGRFIRE from the coding sequence ATGGCGATAGTCGTGAGATCCAACCCGAACATGCCGGAGGAAATCGCTCTCCTCTTCAGGAAACAGCACTACGAGATCGTTGGGAGGCACAGCGGGGTAAAGCTCTGCCACTGGCTCAAGGAGAGCCTCACCAAGGGGAGATTCTGCTACAAGCAGAAGTTCTACGGCATAGCGAGCCACAGATGCCTTCAGATGACTCCAGTTTTGGCCTGGTGCACCCACAACTGCATCTTCTGCTGGCGCCCGATGGAGAGCTTTCTGGGAACGGAACTCCCACAACCGTGGGATGATCCGGCTTTCATCGTTGAGGAGAGCATAAAGGCCCAGAGAAAGCTCTTGGTGGGCTACAAGGGCAACCCGAAGGTTCCGAAGGAGAAGTTCGAGGAAGCGTGGAATCCGAGGCACGCAGCGATAAGCCTCTCTGGAGAGCCCATGCTCTACCCCTACATGGGCGACCTCGTTGAGGAGTTCCACAGGAGGGGCTTTACCACTTTCATAGTCACCAACGGAACCGTTCCGGAAAGGCTTGAGGAGATGATAAGGGAGGACAAGCTTCCGACCCAGCTATACGTCTCCCTCACCGCTCCAGATATTGAGACATACAACAGGGTAAACGTCCCGATGATACCCGACGGCTGGGACAGGATAAAGGAAACTCTCAAGCTGATGAAGGACGCGCAGACGAGAACGGTGATAAGGCTGACCCTCGTTAAAGGCGAGAACATGCACAATCCAGAAGGCTACGCCGAGCTGATAAAGCTCGCTAACCCAATGTTCGTTGAGGCTAAAGCCTACATGTTCGTGGGCTTCTCAAGGAACAGGCTGACCATCAACAACATGCCAAGGCACGAGGAAATCAAGGCCTTTGCCGAGGAGCTGGTAAGGCATCTTCCGGGGTATCACATCGAAGACGAATACGAGCCCAGCAGGGTCGTCCTCATAATGCGCGACGACGTTGACCCAAAGGGAAGGGGACTGGAAGGAAGGTTTATCCGCGAGTGA
- a CDS encoding HemK2/MTQ2 family protein methyltransferase: protein MPTYYGLKIKLHPQVYEPAEDTFLLAENLEVKPGERALDIGTGTGLIALLMARKADFALGVDINPIAVELARENARLNGINNVEFRLSDLFENVEGKFDVVTFNAPYLPGEPEEPIDLALLGGETGREVIDRFIEEVGEHISSGGRVYLVQSSITGIDETLRKFERAGLKARVIARKHLFFEDIVLICAFIS, encoded by the coding sequence ATGCCCACCTACTACGGTCTAAAGATAAAGCTACATCCGCAGGTGTACGAGCCGGCAGAGGACACCTTTCTCCTAGCCGAGAACCTTGAGGTTAAACCCGGGGAGAGGGCTCTGGATATCGGCACGGGAACGGGACTTATAGCCCTTCTGATGGCCAGAAAGGCAGACTTCGCCCTCGGCGTTGACATCAACCCCATAGCCGTAGAATTGGCCAGGGAAAACGCCCGGCTGAACGGTATTAACAACGTTGAATTCCGCCTTAGCGACCTCTTCGAAAACGTCGAGGGAAAGTTCGATGTTGTAACCTTCAACGCCCCCTACCTGCCCGGTGAACCGGAGGAGCCAATTGATCTGGCCCTTCTCGGAGGCGAAACCGGAAGGGAAGTCATAGACCGCTTCATCGAGGAGGTTGGCGAGCACATATCTTCGGGAGGAAGGGTTTACCTCGTTCAGAGCTCCATAACTGGAATTGATGAGACCCTGAGAAAGTTCGAGAGAGCCGGCCTGAAGGCCAGAGTAATTGCGAGAAAGCACCTGTTCTTCGAGGACATAGTTCTGATATGTGCCTTTATATCCTAA
- a CDS encoding DUF1102 domain-containing protein, with product MRKNIALGIFGLLVAFGLVLGAGANFRDYNADRSVHWEVVTDDTELIDLTPIQPYAYINDGGVLVVDISPENPNWPGYGNGLSPNSEYNFDEVFEVSNDLWEENMSIVVRITSDNPVIQFYGADHDIHDSATGAVVYASDMAKNDVCFVVNNGDAVKVGMDFTVGNDAPNTTQSASVHIEAYRLGTEPADLSGKCGQ from the coding sequence TTGAGAAAGAATATTGCCTTGGGAATTTTTGGTCTGCTGGTGGCCTTTGGGCTCGTTCTTGGGGCCGGAGCCAACTTCAGGGACTACAACGCGGACAGGAGCGTACATTGGGAGGTAGTTACCGATGACACCGAGCTCATCGACCTGACCCCAATCCAGCCCTACGCGTACATTAACGACGGCGGTGTCCTCGTGGTGGACATCAGCCCTGAGAACCCGAACTGGCCGGGCTATGGAAACGGCCTCAGCCCGAACTCAGAGTACAACTTCGACGAGGTGTTTGAGGTTAGCAACGACCTCTGGGAGGAGAACATGAGCATAGTCGTGAGGATTACAAGCGACAATCCTGTGATTCAGTTCTACGGGGCTGACCACGACATCCACGACAGCGCTACAGGGGCTGTTGTGTACGCGAGCGACATGGCCAAGAACGACGTCTGCTTTGTCGTGAACAACGGCGACGCGGTTAAGGTCGGCATGGACTTCACCGTCGGCAACGACGCGCCCAACACGACCCAGAGTGCGTCAGTTCACATAGAGGCCTACAGGCTCGGCACGGAGCCGGCAGACCTGAGCGGAAAGTGCGGTCAGTGA
- a CDS encoding archaeosortase/exosortase family protein: MEGTRRGFIKNLSSRFASLMGLTFLFYVFMLPFEKTLVKPTVKTSLIISSLIFGHVESHGNTILIGNVAVIIEEACTPVVFWALLLGYISLDWKGKKSIITLLLGSILLFIINALRIPLIVLLVNQGFSFLDAHQISEYVLYLLAFLIIVGLNSKV, translated from the coding sequence ATGGAGGGCACCCGAAGAGGGTTCATAAAAAACCTATCATCAAGGTTCGCTTCGTTAATGGGACTAACGTTCCTCTTTTACGTCTTTATGCTGCCCTTTGAGAAGACACTTGTAAAACCCACAGTGAAAACAAGCTTAATAATTTCGTCGCTTATTTTTGGGCACGTGGAATCCCACGGAAATACAATATTGATTGGAAACGTTGCCGTAATTATAGAAGAAGCATGTACGCCCGTAGTATTCTGGGCGCTTCTCCTAGGTTACATCTCTTTGGACTGGAAGGGGAAGAAGAGCATAATAACACTTCTTCTGGGCTCTATCTTACTGTTTATAATTAATGCGTTGAGGATTCCCCTGATAGTGCTCCTAGTTAATCAGGGGTTCTCGTTCCTAGATGCCCATCAGATTAGTGAATACGTCCTGTACCTACTTGCGTTTTTGATAATTGTGGGACTTAATAGCAAAGTCTGA
- a CDS encoding 30S ribosomal protein S24e — MEIKVTEIKENKLLGRKEIYFDVIHEGEPTPSREAVKGKLVAMLDLDPNTTVLQYIRSYFGSHVSKGYAKVYETRERMLYIEPEYILVRDGLIQKKEE; from the coding sequence ATGGAGATTAAGGTGACCGAGATTAAGGAGAACAAGCTCCTCGGGAGGAAGGAGATATACTTTGACGTAATCCACGAGGGCGAGCCTACCCCGAGCAGGGAAGCGGTGAAGGGTAAGCTCGTCGCCATGCTCGACCTCGACCCGAACACTACAGTCCTCCAGTACATCAGGAGCTACTTCGGAAGCCACGTTTCCAAGGGCTACGCCAAGGTCTACGAGACGAGGGAGAGGATGCTCTACATAGAGCCCGAGTACATACTCGTTAGAGACGGCCTGATCCAGAAGAAGGAGGAGTGA
- a CDS encoding signal peptidase I — MRKLLENIVVVVATVFLLASVTGFLLGRPVLLSYAYSESMTPTINKGDMFFINPLSKGGKIGDIIVFHRGDGWTVHRVFAITEKGYVTKGDNNVATDQQNGENPLVRREDVIGKVVELGGRPLIIRGGGAFIESLRARLTSFYAVVIFLLAGAFLTFSGGDKRDRGRRKYLKVRAKTLYAVVSIVIIAGFLFVTVASWGTLTFTYSSTLAGGQREGWYLPGSTFERNVTVKNSALYPFHYFITVSGGRVELLNGDTFEIPGRGTHEISLRISVPKETRIYKEEITVHSYPSILPGWLVASLYNISPYLPLLPYAMELAGVLVVFYYLADVGRGDILRIRVRRRSLLAKIMGDG; from the coding sequence ATGAGAAAACTGCTTGAAAACATCGTGGTTGTAGTAGCGACCGTTTTTCTGCTCGCCTCAGTGACGGGTTTCCTCCTCGGCAGGCCTGTTCTTCTCTCTTACGCTTACTCAGAGAGCATGACCCCTACGATAAACAAGGGCGACATGTTCTTCATCAATCCCCTCTCTAAGGGAGGGAAAATCGGGGACATAATAGTCTTTCACAGGGGAGACGGCTGGACCGTTCACAGGGTATTCGCCATCACAGAGAAGGGCTACGTGACCAAGGGAGACAACAACGTCGCCACAGACCAGCAGAACGGTGAAAATCCCCTGGTTAGGAGGGAAGACGTTATAGGGAAGGTGGTTGAGCTCGGGGGCAGGCCACTCATCATAAGGGGTGGAGGGGCCTTCATCGAGTCGCTCCGTGCGAGGCTGACCAGCTTCTACGCCGTTGTCATCTTCCTCCTCGCGGGCGCTTTTCTGACGTTCTCGGGTGGAGATAAAAGGGACAGGGGCAGGAGGAAGTACCTCAAAGTCCGCGCCAAGACCCTATACGCGGTCGTCTCGATAGTGATAATAGCGGGCTTTCTCTTCGTAACCGTTGCCTCATGGGGGACGCTGACGTTCACGTACTCATCCACCCTGGCCGGCGGTCAGAGGGAGGGCTGGTATCTCCCGGGAAGCACGTTCGAGAGAAACGTCACCGTCAAAAACAGTGCCCTCTACCCCTTCCACTACTTCATAACCGTCAGCGGAGGAAGGGTTGAGCTGCTCAACGGCGACACCTTTGAAATCCCGGGGAGGGGAACCCATGAAATAAGCCTCAGAATCTCTGTTCCGAAGGAGACGAGGATATACAAGGAGGAGATCACCGTTCACTCATATCCCTCCATCCTCCCCGGATGGCTCGTCGCCTCCCTTTACAACATCAGCCCCTACCTCCCACTGCTTCCCTACGCCATGGAGCTGGCTGGAGTTCTGGTGGTCTTCTACTACCTCGCCGACGTGGGAAGAGGTGACATCCTGAGAATCAGGGTCAGGAGGAGAAGTCTTCTGGCCAAAATTATGGGAGATGGTTGA
- a CDS encoding transposase gives MKRSVTIKLQPSKEQEKALSELAQATAVIWNKLNYQRLRQFKEFGRIDFNGTEKEAYHEFKNWIGGSTVQQLARKNAESWRSFFALNRKKKNGELPEWFRPKPPGFVREENGKKLFIIPLRNDQYKIDGNVIELRRLGKFGRLRIQFKGRIYLKGKQGRLEIIYDDVKRKWYVCISFSKVEEKMEKGEWVKLPRTPKGNLSAGIDLGVNNLMAVYVENGESFLVNGRPLKSIDFYWQKRIADYQSKLNRSGVKTSRKLKRMHEKAKLQAKHYINTAVRQTVEKLYHLGVSRILVGYPKGIARNSDRGKKQNFLLSHVWRFNTVIKRLKEVSEEYGIEVEVVNEAFTSQFCPLCGQRHADGRIFRGLFKCRREGVVMNADVVGAFNILRKVVEKITLSLPGLSAGGGNWPEARPEGFSEPPSMGVVRITPQTSPPLARGFPDGNPVL, from the coding sequence ATGAAGCGCTCAGTAACCATCAAACTCCAGCCGAGCAAGGAGCAGGAAAAAGCACTCTCCGAGTTAGCCCAAGCCACCGCAGTAATCTGGAACAAACTCAATTACCAACGCTTGAGACAATTCAAAGAATTCGGCAGGATTGATTTTAACGGAACAGAAAAGGAAGCTTACCACGAGTTCAAAAACTGGATTGGTGGTTCAACAGTCCAGCAGTTGGCGAGAAAGAACGCCGAAAGCTGGCGTTCATTCTTCGCCCTCAACAGGAAGAAAAAGAATGGAGAACTTCCAGAATGGTTCAGGCCAAAACCGCCCGGCTTTGTCAGGGAGGAGAACGGAAAGAAACTGTTCATTATCCCACTCCGAAATGACCAATACAAGATTGACGGGAATGTTATCGAACTGCGAAGACTTGGAAAGTTTGGGAGATTGAGGATTCAATTCAAGGGGCGGATCTACCTCAAGGGCAAGCAAGGGCGGTTAGAGATAATCTACGATGATGTTAAACGCAAGTGGTATGTTTGCATCAGCTTCTCCAAAGTTGAGGAGAAGATGGAGAAGGGCGAGTGGGTTAAACTCCCAAGAACACCAAAAGGAAACCTTTCAGCTGGAATTGATTTAGGAGTGAACAATTTAATGGCCGTTTACGTTGAGAACGGCGAGAGTTTCTTAGTCAATGGGAGACCCTTAAAGAGCATTGATTTTTACTGGCAAAAACGAATTGCGGATTATCAGTCAAAACTCAACAGGAGTGGAGTCAAAACAAGCAGGAAACTCAAAAGAATGCACGAAAAAGCCAAGCTCCAAGCCAAACACTACATCAACACGGCAGTAAGGCAGACTGTCGAAAAGCTTTACCATCTCGGAGTTTCGAGGATCCTCGTTGGTTACCCGAAAGGAATCGCCAGAAACTCTGACAGGGGTAAAAAGCAGAATTTCCTCCTCTCTCACGTCTGGCGGTTCAATACTGTCATTAAACGCTTAAAGGAAGTCTCTGAAGAGTATGGTATCGAGGTTGAAGTCGTGAATGAGGCTTTCACTTCTCAGTTTTGCCCTCTCTGCGGCCAACGCCACGCTGATGGGAGAATCTTTAGGGGTTTGTTTAAGTGCCGTAGAGAGGGCGTTGTTATGAATGCCGACGTGGTTGGTGCTTTCAACATTTTGAGGAAGGTTGTGGAAAAGATAACCCTGAGCCTGCCGGGTTTGTCGGCAGGTGGGGGTAACTGGCCGGAGGCCCGGCCAGAGGGGTTCTCCGAACCCCCTTCAATGGGAGTGGTGAGGATTACCCCTCAAACCTCCCCGCCATTAGCGAGGGGTTTCCCCGACGGAAACCCCGTCCTTTAG
- a CDS encoding MBL fold metallo-hydrolase — protein sequence MPIKKIYTEAYPLYDDGVHKVFWLGIEEADEEKGILTNQYMIVDGSEAAILDPGGYFIFDRVARNVISKIDPMNVKYIFFSHQDPDVLGTINLWYEETPNAKLAISSLWVRFVPHLAVTGTSRIIEIPDEGTRFKLGNSSIYALPAHYLHSPGNFSFYDEKSGIFFSGDIGAAAFPEGEWYLFVDNFDEHVKYMEGFHRRYMSSTKALRAWVKMVREVSPKVIAPQHGAIFEGENVGKFLDWLESLEVGIDVYEHLFRFRKL from the coding sequence ATGCCGATTAAGAAGATATACACGGAAGCATATCCCCTTTATGACGACGGGGTGCACAAGGTCTTCTGGCTCGGTATAGAGGAAGCCGATGAGGAGAAGGGCATCCTTACAAACCAGTACATGATAGTTGACGGCAGCGAGGCTGCAATTCTCGATCCGGGAGGGTACTTTATATTCGATAGGGTCGCCAGAAACGTCATTTCGAAGATTGACCCCATGAACGTTAAGTACATATTCTTCTCCCACCAGGACCCGGACGTCCTTGGAACGATAAACCTCTGGTATGAAGAAACCCCAAACGCAAAGCTGGCAATATCCTCACTGTGGGTCAGGTTCGTCCCCCACTTGGCGGTTACCGGAACGTCGAGGATAATTGAGATACCCGACGAAGGGACGAGGTTCAAGCTCGGCAACTCCTCAATCTACGCCCTGCCCGCCCATTACCTCCACAGCCCGGGCAACTTCAGCTTCTATGACGAGAAGAGCGGTATCTTTTTCAGCGGGGACATAGGCGCTGCGGCTTTTCCGGAGGGGGAGTGGTACCTCTTCGTGGACAATTTCGATGAGCACGTCAAGTACATGGAGGGCTTCCACAGGAGGTACATGAGCTCCACAAAGGCCCTGAGGGCATGGGTCAAAATGGTGAGAGAGGTTTCCCCTAAAGTGATAGCACCACAGCACGGGGCTATCTTTGAGGGTGAGAACGTCGGCAAGTTCCTAGACTGGCTTGAAAGCCTTGAGGTGGGAATAGACGTCTATGAGCATCTGTTCAGGTTCAGGAAGCTTTAG
- a CDS encoding 30S ribosomal protein S27ae yields the protein MAKKKKTSQKWKLYEVKGGKVVRKNKFCPRCGPGVFMANHKDRWSCGRCGYTEWKK from the coding sequence ATGGCCAAGAAGAAAAAGACCAGCCAGAAGTGGAAGCTCTACGAGGTCAAGGGCGGAAAGGTCGTCAGGAAGAACAAGTTCTGCCCGCGCTGTGGGCCGGGCGTTTTCATGGCCAACCACAAGGACCGCTGGTCCTGCGGCAGGTGTGGCTACACCGAGTGGAAGAAGTGA
- a CDS encoding inorganic diphosphatase: MNPFHELEPGPEVPEVVYALIEIPKGSRNKYELDKKTGLLKLDRVLYSPFFYPVDYGIIPQTWYDDGDPFDIMVIMREPVYPLTIIEARPIGIMKMEDSGDKDWKVLAVPVEDPYFKDWKDIDDVPKAFLDEIAHFFQRYKELQGKVTKVEGWGNAEEAKREILRAVELYKEKFGKK; encoded by the coding sequence ATGAACCCGTTCCACGAGCTTGAGCCCGGACCGGAAGTCCCGGAGGTCGTCTACGCACTCATAGAGATACCGAAGGGCAGCAGGAACAAGTACGAGCTCGACAAGAAAACCGGCCTGCTGAAGCTCGATAGAGTGCTCTACAGCCCGTTCTTCTACCCGGTTGACTACGGGATAATACCCCAGACCTGGTATGACGACGGCGATCCTTTCGACATAATGGTCATAATGCGCGAGCCAGTCTATCCACTCACTATCATAGAGGCCAGGCCCATAGGCATAATGAAGATGGAGGACAGCGGTGACAAGGACTGGAAGGTCTTAGCAGTTCCCGTTGAGGATCCCTACTTCAAGGACTGGAAGGACATCGATGACGTTCCAAAGGCATTCTTAGATGAGATAGCCCACTTCTTCCAGCGCTACAAGGAGCTCCAGGGCAAGGTAACCAAGGTCGAGGGCTGGGGCAACGCCGAGGAAGCTAAGAGGGAAATACTCCGTGCCGTAGAGCTCTACAAGGAGAAGTTTGGAAAGAAGTGA
- a CDS encoding DNA-directed RNA polymerase, which translates to MYRLLKVKDVVRIPPRMFTMDPKEAAKLVLRETYEGIYDRDEGVVLSVIDVEEIGEGVIVPGDGATYHEVVFTVLMWTPRHHEVVEGEVVDVAPYGAFIRIGPMDGLVHISQLMDDYVVFDEKNRQFIGKETKRILKLGDPVRARIIAVSVKSRVIRENKIGLTMRQPGLGKFDWIEKEKRKAKEE; encoded by the coding sequence ATGTACAGGCTCCTGAAGGTTAAGGACGTCGTGAGGATACCCCCGAGGATGTTCACAATGGATCCAAAGGAGGCCGCAAAGCTGGTTCTCCGCGAGACATACGAGGGCATCTACGACAGGGATGAGGGCGTTGTACTCTCGGTAATCGACGTTGAGGAGATTGGAGAGGGCGTTATAGTGCCCGGCGACGGGGCAACCTACCACGAGGTTGTTTTCACGGTTCTCATGTGGACGCCCAGACACCACGAGGTCGTTGAAGGGGAAGTGGTTGACGTCGCTCCCTACGGGGCCTTCATCAGAATCGGCCCGATGGACGGCCTCGTGCACATAAGCCAGCTGATGGACGACTACGTTGTCTTCGACGAGAAGAACAGGCAGTTCATAGGGAAGGAAACCAAGAGAATCCTGAAGCTCGGAGACCCCGTGAGGGCGAGGATTATTGCGGTCAGCGTTAAGAGCAGGGTCATCAGGGAGAACAAGATAGGCCTGACTATGCGCCAGCCCGGTCTCGGAAAGTTCGACTGGATAGAGAAAGAGAAGAGAAAGGCCAAGGAGGAGTGA
- a CDS encoding GTP-dependent dephospho-CoA kinase, which yields MYFRLTPELRALLKRPLGMLIRGPIPEPYLRIRDELDGRFVVTVGDVVTENLLRLGITPNIALYDLKTKRKEYSPDIEAEAVFMTVKNPPGTITKALLDAVRKAVRLAGRGRPVHILVNGEEDLAAIPAVLYAPLNSVVLYGQPDEGVVLIKVTPECKRRCAEILSKMEVVRDGD from the coding sequence ATGTACTTCCGTCTAACCCCCGAACTCAGGGCCCTCCTCAAGAGGCCCTTGGGAATGTTAATCCGCGGGCCGATTCCCGAGCCATACCTGAGGATAAGGGACGAGCTCGACGGCAGGTTCGTGGTTACTGTGGGGGACGTCGTCACCGAGAACCTGCTCCGGCTCGGCATCACGCCAAACATAGCCCTCTACGATCTAAAAACGAAGAGGAAGGAGTACTCCCCGGATATCGAGGCGGAAGCGGTCTTCATGACCGTGAAGAACCCTCCGGGGACGATAACGAAAGCTTTATTAGACGCCGTCAGGAAGGCCGTCCGTCTCGCCGGAAGGGGACGGCCGGTGCACATACTCGTCAACGGCGAGGAGGATTTGGCGGCCATCCCCGCAGTGCTCTACGCTCCCCTCAACTCGGTCGTCCTCTACGGCCAGCCCGACGAGGGAGTAGTGCTTATAAAGGTAACACCCGAATGCAAGCGCAGGTGTGCGGAGATACTTTCCAAGATGGAGGTGGTTCGTGATGGAGATTAA
- a CDS encoding DUF1102 domain-containing protein, with protein sequence MNKLFGLAILMIGMLLAVGAGANFRYYSADRTASFDVVSDDNELIDLTALQPYVTYDAGKLYVDISQYNPNHPNWGGNGMSPNTTYVFEEMFEVSNELWENNATDYPICVTIKSQHNGVLLFAGNYTSPIAGPANNLQFTVYNGNPIPVGMIFNNTNSTLGSYQFQMSFEAVAGTCGP encoded by the coding sequence ATGAACAAACTATTCGGATTGGCAATACTCATGATTGGAATGCTCCTGGCAGTCGGGGCGGGCGCGAACTTCCGCTACTACTCCGCGGACAGGACTGCGAGCTTCGATGTCGTGTCTGACGACAACGAGCTGATTGATTTGACCGCCCTGCAACCCTACGTCACCTACGACGCCGGAAAACTCTACGTGGACATAAGCCAGTACAACCCCAACCATCCCAACTGGGGAGGGAACGGCATGAGCCCTAACACCACCTACGTCTTCGAGGAGATGTTCGAAGTCAGCAACGAGCTCTGGGAGAACAATGCAACCGACTACCCGATATGTGTGACCATAAAGAGCCAGCACAACGGTGTACTACTCTTCGCAGGCAACTACACCAGCCCAATAGCCGGCCCGGCCAACAACCTGCAGTTCACCGTCTACAACGGGAACCCGATTCCGGTTGGCATGATCTTCAACAACACCAACTCGACCCTTGGCAGCTACCAGTTCCAGATGAGCTTTGAGGCAGTGGCCGGAACCTGCGGGCCGTGA